ACGCGGGTGTCCCAACCCGTCGCGGTGGCTGCACCAGCAAAGCGGTCGCCGCGGCGAGCCGCCGTCATCGTCCCTGCGGTGCTGGCGATACTGCTGCTCATAGCCGTCGTGGTAGCGCTGCGGGAGGTCCAGCGCGCCGACGACGAGACGGCCGCACCGCCGGAGCAGACCAGGACCACCACATCGGCTGCCACGACTACCTCGGTTGCCCCTCCGAGCACCACGCCCAACACGACCCAGCAGACGACGCCGACGACTACCGGCGCCGCCGACACCCCGACGACTACCCCCCCACGGGCCCCAGTCGTCATCGGCGCCGTCTGTTCCCCACTCGGTAGCACCGGCACTACCAAGACCGGGGCAAGGGCCTACTGTTCGACACTGCAGGGCACCAACACCACCATCTGGTCCCTGACCGAGGGCACGGTGGCCAGTCCGACCGTCACCGCCACGGCCGAACCGACTGAGCCGCCGCTGCCCATCGAGCAGGAATCGCCGATTCGAGTGTGCATGCAGCAGACCGGCCAGACGAGGCGGGAATGTCGGGAGGAGATCCGCAGAAGCAACGGTTGGCCGTGACCCGCGGGCAGGCATGACGCATGCCTTTAGCGCAACACTTCTCACCGGTATGTGCCGCAGTCGGGTGCAGTGCCGATACAGTTGGTGCCGATGAGCCAACCAGCCGCCCCGCCAGTGCTGACCGTGCGGTACGAGGGATCGGAGCGCACCTTCGCAGCGGGACACGACGTTGTCATCGGGCGTGACCTGCGCGCGGATGTCCGCGTCGCGCATCCCTTGATCTCCCGGGTGCACCTACTGTTGCGTTTCGACCAGGGCCGGTGGGTCGCCATTGACAACGGCAGCCTAAATGGGCTCTACCTCAACAACCGTCGCGTGCCCGTCGCCGACATCCACGACGGCCTCCGAGTCAATATAGGCAACCCGGATGGTCCGGCGCTGCTCTTCGACGTTGGCCGCCACCAGGGTTCGGCTGGGCGCCCACCCCAGACAACGGCGATACGCCTGCCCCTCCTGCCGGGCGGAGCCGCGCCGGCCGACGGACCGCCGCCGGCCGGGATGTACCACTCCGGCCAGGTGCAACAGCCTCCGCCGGCCACGACACGGATGCCGGCAGCGCCGCCCGGCGCCCCGCAACCGGGCTCCCCAACGGGGCCGCAGCCGCGATACCCGACCAGCGGGCAACCGTTGCGGCCACACAGCGGAGTGCATCAGGTGCCGCAGATTTACCGGCCACCTACGGCCGCGCCGCCGCCTCCGGTCAGTGCCCGCGGTGGCACCGAGGCGGGGAACCTCGCGACCTCGATGATGAAGATCCTGCGGCCCGGCAGGTTGACGGGGGAGTTGCCGCCGGGCGCGGTGAGGATCGGCAGGGCCAACGACAACGACATCGTCATTCCTGAAGTGTTGGCGTCCCGCCACCACGCGACCCTGGTCCCCACTCCCGACGGCACCGAGATCCGGGACAACCGCAGCATCAACGGCACCTTCGTCAACGGCGCCCGGGTTGATGCGGCGGTGCTGCACGACGGCGACGTCGTCACCATCGGCAACATCGACCTCGTCTTTGCCGACGGCACGCTGGCGCGCCGCGAAGAGAATCTGTTGGAGACGCGGGTCGGTGGCCTGGACGTGCATGGCGTGACATGGACCATCGACAACGACAAGACACTGCTGGACAGCATCTCGTTGGCAGCGCGCCCCGGCATGCTGACCGCCGTCATCGGTCCGTCGGGCGCGGGCAAGTCGACGTTCGCCCGGCTGGTGGCCGGGTACACCCACCCCACGGATGGCCTGGTGACGTTCGAGGGTCACAACGTCCACGCCGAATACGCCTCGCTGCGCAGCAGGATCGGCATGGTCCCGCAGGACGACGTGGTGCACGGTCAGCTGACCGTGCACCAGGCGCTGATGTATGCCGCCGAGCTGCGGCTGCCGCCGGACACCACCAAGGACGACCGGGCCCAGGTGGTTGCCCGAGTGCTCGAGGAACTCGAGATGTCCAAGCACATCCACACCCGGGTTGACAAGCTGTCGGGTGGTCAGCGCAAGCGCGCATCGGTGGCACTCGAGTTGCTAACCGGGCCGTCGCTGCTGATCCTCGACGAGCCGACATCCGGGCTGGACCCTGCGCTGGACCGCCAGGTCATGACCATGCTGCGGCAGTTGGCCGACGCCGGTCGGGTGGTGCTCGTGGTTACCCACTCGCTGACCTATCTGGATGTCTGCGACCAGGTTTTGCTGCTGGCCCCCGGCGGCAAGACCGCGTTCTGTGGGCCGCCCAGCCAGATCGGCCCGGCCATGGGGACCACCAACTGGGCGGACATCTTCAGCGCGGTCGCCGACGACCCGGACGGCGCCAAGGCCCGGTACCTGGCGCAAACCGGTCCGCCCCCGCCGGCGCCACCGGTGGAGCAACCCGCCGAGCTGGGCGATCCGTCCCACACCAGCCTGTTTCGGCAGTTCTCCACGATCGCCAGGCGACAGCTGCGGTTGATCATCTCGGATCGAGGCTATTTCGTCTTTCTGGCGCTGTTGCCGTTCATCATGGGCGCGCTGTCGATGTCGGTACCCGGCGACGTCGGCTTCGGTACGCCGAACCCGATGGGTGACGCACCCAACGAGCCCGGGCAGATCCTGGTGCTGCTCAACGTCGGCGCGGTTTTCATGGGGACAGCGCTGACCATTCGCGACCTGATCGGTGAACGGGCCATATTCCGCCGCGA
The nucleotide sequence above comes from Mycobacterium decipiens. Encoded proteins:
- a CDS encoding FHA domain-containing protein, with amino-acid sequence MPMSQPAAPPVLTVRYEGSERTFAAGHDVVIGRDLRADVRVAHPLISRVHLLLRFDQGRWVAIDNGSLNGLYLNNRRVPVADIHDGLRVNIGNPDGPALLFDVGRHQGSAGRPPQTTAIRLPLLPGGAAPADGPPPAGMYHSGQVQQPPPATTRMPAAPPGAPQPGSPTGPQPRYPTSGQPLRPHSGVHQVPQIYRPPTAAPPPPVSARGGTEAGNLATSMMKILRPGRLTGELPPGAVRIGRANDNDIVIPEVLASRHHATLVPTPDGTEIRDNRSINGTFVNGARVDAAVLHDGDVVTIGNIDLVFADGTLARREENLLETRVGGLDVHGVTWTIDNDKTLLDSISLAARPGMLTAVIGPSGAGKSTFARLVAGYTHPTDGLVTFEGHNVHAEYASLRSRIGMVPQDDVVHGQLTVHQALMYAAELRLPPDTTKDDRAQVVARVLEELEMSKHIHTRVDKLSGGQRKRASVALELLTGPSLLILDEPTSGLDPALDRQVMTMLRQLADAGRVVLVVTHSLTYLDVCDQVLLLAPGGKTAFCGPPSQIGPAMGTTNWADIFSAVADDPDGAKARYLAQTGPPPPAPPVEQPAELGDPSHTSLFRQFSTIARRQLRLIISDRGYFVFLALLPFIMGALSMSVPGDVGFGTPNPMGDAPNEPGQILVLLNVGAVFMGTALTIRDLIGERAIFRREQAVGLSTSAYLIAKVCVYTVFAVVQSAIVTVIVLIGKGGPTHGAVALGKPGLELFVDVAATCVASAMLGLALSAIAKSNEQIMPLLVVAVMSQLVFSGGMIPVTARIPLDQMSWGTPARWGFAASASTVDLIKLVPGPLTPKDSHWRHTAGAWWFDMAMLVAISVFYLGFVRWKIRLKGG